The stretch of DNA TATTGGTCTATCATTTCGAGATATCTTTCCATGGTTAAGTAATTATTTAATGTTTGACATGGGGCAGAAAGAATAGACATCGTTTTTTTCTGAATTTGATCAATTTGAGCATTAATATCCTCATAGGATCGAATCGGGAAAAAATGCTGCAGACTAGTCGTTGACATTAAAAATTCTTCTCTCGCCGTTCTTTCCCATTCAGCAAATTCTTTATTAAATCTCTCAGCAATGTCTTTTACATTTCCCTGATTCCTTTTTATACTCTCGGCGAAATGCTTTGCTTCTTTTAAAAAGACCTCATCGCGAAATTCAGCGTGTTTAGCCCATTCATCTATCTCTCCGAAGGCATGTTGCCATAGAACGTCTAAACTAGAAAGCTGCTCCATATCCTCATTTCCAACTGGTTGCTCTTCTTCTACCGAGTTTGTCTGTAGAATCTTATTTGGTGTTTTTTCTTCCATTGATTCTTTTTCAACTTCCTTTTTGTCAGGCATTTTTATCTCATCCCTTCTATAATTTCTTATTCAACTTACGATCAGAAACTAGTACATCGTTTTGGATTTTTCTTAGGTGGTTTATTAAAAATGATCTTTGAAGTAGTTCATGTGGAAGTTTGATTATAGTGGTTAAACTTGTAGTTTTTCTTCCTCTTTACGTAACATTCGTCTTAACAGCTTACCGACAGATGATTTAGGAAGTTCATTAAGAATTTCAATCTCTTTTGGAACTTTATAAGGTGCTAGGTTAATCTTTGCAAATTCTATTAGGTTCACCGGTGTTTCTACAGCACCTGTCTTTAACTTAACAAATGCCTTAACTGTTTCCCCTCTATAGCTGTCCGGAACACCAATAACAATGGCTTCCTCAACTGCCTCGTGCTTGTATAGTACTTCCTCAATTTCTCGGGGATACACATTATACCCGCTCGCAATAATAATATCTTTTTTCCGGTCCAAGATATAAAAATAGCCATCTTCATCCATTTTGGCGATATCCCCTGTAAAGAGCCAACCGTCCTTCAATACCATTTCCGTATCCCCAGGCCGTTTCCAATAACCCTTCATTACCTGTGGACCGCGGAGAATGAGTTCACCTGCCTCCCCAATTGGGACGTCTTCAATTCCTTCTGGGGTTTGTATAATAATTCTTGCTTCAGTACCTGGTAAAGGAATACCAACACTACCTAATTTTCTTGGTAAGAAGGGAGGGGTAGAGATTGCAGAAGGTGCTGTTTCTGATAAACCATACCCGTCTGCTAATCTTACACCCACTCTTTTCTCAAAAGACCTTACCTGCTCGACAGGGAGGGGTGCACCTCCACTGCTTAGATAATATATATCCCCTAGATTACTTGCTTCTAAGTCTGGGTGACTATTGAAAGCGAAGATCATTGTTGGGACTGCTGTCATTTGAAATGGCTTTTCCCTTTTTACAAGATCTAATACCTCATTGACGTCAAACCTTGGTAATATTAACTGATTACAACCAATTCTGATTGCCGAAAGTGCATTGCATGATAGGCCATAAACATGGAACATAGGAAGGACACTTACGATTTTGAAGTTCTCTGGTTTCTCATCTACTGCATTATAGGTGAAATCACATACCTGAATAATATTTGCTAAAAGATTATGGTGGGTTAGCATTACCCCTTTAGATACTCCAGTTGTGCCGCCTGTGTATTGTAAGATGGCAACATCTTCATGTATGTCAATTGGAATATCAGGAATAACATTGTCATGTGTTAAAAAATCCTCAAAGTATATATCACCGGCAGAAAGCTGAATTCGGTTTCCGCCGAAGCCCACGACAATAATCCTCTTTAATGATGTTTTTGGCTGAACCAGCTTGACTCTTGAATAAAAGTCTTCAAATACAACCATATATTCTGCCTCAGAGTCATTTAACACGTATTCAATTTCTCGTTCGACATACATAGGGTTCACTTGAACAGCAATTCCACCTAGTCTAAACCCTGCAAATAGACTAAAAATATAGTGAGGACAATTGGGCAGCATAATCGCTAAACGATCTCCCTTTTTGAGACCAATTCGATACAATGAAGCAGCAAACCATTCAGATATCATTTTTGTGTCTTTATAGCTCCAAGACCTCCCATAAAAGGTAAGGGCCGGTCTTTCATCATGAATATTGGCTGCCTGCTTCAAAAGGTCAAATAATGAATCGTACTCAATGGATACATTTTCACTTACCCTTGGATCGTAAAATTTCAACCATGGTTTTTTTTGGTATACCACATTTTTCCCCTCCTATAATCCTTCTTCTTTATTCACAAAGGCCTATACACCTGTATACGCTTGTCTGTAAATTTCAGCAAGTTCACTTACAAATGGCTGTTTTGGATTGGCAATGGTGTCTTGATCATCAAAAGCAAGTTCGGCAAGTCCAGCAACCTTACTTTCAAATTCTGACTTTGTCACCCCGTTAGCTTGAATACTCATGGAAATATCTAGTTCTTCAGCAAGCTTTATAATGGCCGTAATTAAGCTCTCAATTCCTTCTTCTGTCGTACTGGCAGGTAGTCCAAGCATTTTGGCAATTTCACAATATCGCTTATCCGCAATAAAGTATTCATATTTCGGATAGGTCATAAACTTATTTGGTTTGGCTGAATTGTAACGAATCACATGTGGTAAAAGTAATGCATTTGCACGTCCATGTGGAATGTGAAATTCGGCACCAAGTACATGCGCTAAGCTATGGTTGATTCCTAAAAAGGAATTGGCAAAGGCCATCCCAGCTATAGTTGAAGCATTGTGCATTTTTTCTCGTGCTAATTCATCACTGCCATCCCGATACGCTCTTGGTAAATACTCAAAAACCAACTGAATGGCTTTTAGTGCCAGCCCGTCCGTGTAATCATTTGCCAATACCGAAACATATGCTTCAATCGCATGGGTTAAAACGTCCATCCCTGTATCAGCGGTAACATGCTTTGGAACAGTCATTACAAACTGCGGATCAATAATGGCCACATCAGGTGTTAGCTGAAGATCTGCAAGCGGGTATTTAATGTTAGCCTTTTTATCAGTAATAACTGAGAAGGCTGTCACTTCTGAACCTGTACCTGATGTCGTTGGAATCGCGATAAACTTAGCCTTTTGGCGAAGAATCGGGAATTTAACGACTCGCTTATTCGGATCAAAGAATTTTTGAGTTAAACTATGAAAATCCGTTTCTGGGTGCTCGTAAAATAACCACATTGCTTTTGCCGCATCCATGACCGAACCACCACCGAGGGCAATAATGAAATCGGGCTGAAACCTTCTCATTCTCTCAGCGCCATTCATGACCGTTTCAATACTAGGCTCAGGCTCAATTTCAGAAAATGTCTCCCATTGAACCTTGTTTTGATGTTTTTCAAGATAATATAAAACCTTGTCGACAAAGCCATTTTTCACAGGACTTCCACTTGTTACAATAAATGCTCTTGAGATATTTGGGATTGAAGCAAGCATTTGGATGGAATTTTTCTCAAAGAAAATCTGTGATGGAACTTTAAACCATTGTGTAAACGTTCTTCTTTTTGCGACTTTTTTAATGTTGATGAGATTAGCGGCTCCAACATTCTGTGACACTGAATTCCCCCCATATGTTCCACATCCAATTGTTAAGGACGGAAGTGAAGTGTTATAAATATCCCCGATTGCACCATGTGTGGAAGGAGTATTAACGATGATTCGACCAGCCTTCATGCGTGCTGCAAACATATCAATAAGGCTTTGATCTGCAGTATGAATGGCTGCTGAATGTCCTAGTCCTCCATACTCAAGTGTTTCTTCTGCAATTTTTAAGCCTTCCGTAAAATGAGTAACTTTATAGCATGCTAAGATTGGACTTAGCTTTTCACAGGAAAGTGGGTAGTTAGGACCTACGCCCTCTAACTCAGCAATAAGAATCTTCGTATTTACTGGAACGTTTATTCCAGCCATTTTCGCAATCACATACGCTGGTAATCCAACAATTAACTGATTAATAGAATTAGTTTTTTCAAATATAGCCACTTTTTCTAGCATCTTGCGTTCTTCTTCATTAAGAAAATAGCAATGATTATCTATCATTTCTTGTTTCACTTCATCATAAATTTCTTGATCGATAATCAATGCTTGTTCCGAAGCGCAAATCATACCGTTGTCAAAGGTTTTGGATAAGATTACATCGTTTACAGCACGCTTAATATGAGCTGTTTTCTCAATATAACAAGGTACATTCCCTGCTCCCACTCCAAGTGCCGGTTTACCTGAGCTATAAGCCGCTTTTACCAAATTAGGTCCACCTGTTGCTAAAATGAGCGAAATATTTGGATGCATCATTAGAGCCTGGAAAGCTTCATGGGAAGGCTCTTCAATCCATTGGATGCAGTTCTCTGGAGCGCCTGCTCTGATGGCAGCTTTCTTTAACAATTCGGCAGTCTCTTTGCAGCATTGTTGTGCATATTTTGGAAAGGCAAATATAATAGGATTCCTTGTTTTAAGTGAAATTAATGATTTGAAAATCACAGTTGAGGTTGGATTTGTAATTGGAATGACACCTGCGATGACGCCTACTGGCTCTGCCATCTCTACCATTCCCTCATTTTCGTTTTCACTAATGACTCCAACAGTTTTCATGTTCCGTATATTGTTATAAATAAATTCTGTTGCAAACATATTTTTAAAAACTTTATCCTCATATACTCCGCGGCGTGTCTCATTTACAGCAAGCTTTGCTAGTTCCCTATGGTTTTCAATGGCGGTCAGTGCCATTTGCTTTACAATTTCATCAACCATTTCCTGGTTGTAACAACGGAAAGCACTAAGTGCCTTCAAGGCATTGTTTGCTAACGAGTCGATCATCGCAGCAACCGTTTGAGTTTCTAGTACCACTCTTTCTTTAACAGACATTTTTGTCCCCTCCGGAATACAAGATTTTAGAAATTAGGTATGTTTGGTTTCTCACAAAATCGCTTTTATTCACTCCCTTACTCCTGCTGGCTAAAATATATCATTTAGAAATTCCGAAAAATGTCGAATTGTGTTAAAAAACGAATGAGTACTCATTCATTTCAGGATAATTCATAAAAAATTCAAAATTACAGACTCACTCTTTTAGAAAAAAAAAGAGACTGACTTTTGTTTGTCAGCCTCTCTTAATATCAACCAGTATTCCTTAAACCAGCAGAAATTCCGCTTATTGTAAGTAGAACTTGTGTTATTAATTCATCATTTGGATCTTCTTGCGTCCTTAATTCTTTTATTAACTCAACCTGTAGGAAGTTTAATGGATCAACATAAGGATTACGTCTGTGTACCGACTCTTGAATATTTGGAGTATGATCCAGCAATTCCTTATCCCCTGTTATTTTCAACAAAATAGCTTTTGTTCTTTCATATTCCTCTAAGATATTATTGAAAATTCTGTCTGCAATCGCCTTATCTTCAACAAGAGTTAAATATTCCTTCGCTGTCGTAATATCAGCTTTCATCAATGCCATGTGCAAATTATCAATCGTTGATCGGAAAAATGGCCACTTCTCATACATTTGTTGCAAGAGCTTAAGGTTGTCTGTACTTTTAGAAGCGAAAGTATCTAATCCAGTTCCTGCCGCATACCATGCAGGGAGTAACTGCCTGCTTTGAGTCCAAGCAAACACCCATGGGATGGCCCTTAAATCCTCAAATCGCCCTCGATTTTTTCTACTCATCGGTCTTGATCCAATATTTAAGTCCCCAAGTTCCCTTAGAGGAGTAGCTTCATTAAAGTAAGTTAAAAAGTCTGGATCGCCAAATACAAGTGATTGATATTTCCCCAAAGAAATACCTGCGATTTCCTCAATGGTTTCTTCCCAAATTGGATCGCGGTGATATCCTGCCTCTTTTGATACATGTGTTGCCGCCAGGAGCAATGTAGACGTCGCTTGCTCCAAACTGCGGTAAGCAATATCCTCAAGCAAATACCTTGATGATAAAACCTCTCCCTGTTCGGTAATTTTAACGCCATCTCCAATGGTTTCTGCTGGTTGAGATAAGATACTCTTATTTAATGGACCGCCGCCACGTCCTAACGAACCACCACGTCCGTGGAAGAACTTAAGACCGATTTCATACTCTTTAGCCATTTTATGAATTTCAATCTGCGCTCTGTATAGCTTCCAGTTGGCAGTTAATGTCCCGCCGTCCTTGCTGCCGTCAGAATAGCCCAGCATAATTTCCTGTTGATCCCCTAAAATTTGCAAGTGATTGCGATAAATCGGCATTTCAAAAAGCGTTTGCATGATTTTAGGACCAGCCACAAGGTCATCAATCGTTTCTAGGAGTGGGGCAACATTTAAATTACTTTCTAAAGTACCGTCTGCATGGAGTCGATAAAGTCCCGCCTCTTTTGC from Bacillus sp. SLBN-46 encodes:
- a CDS encoding long-chain fatty acid--CoA ligase, with protein sequence MVYQKKPWLKFYDPRVSENVSIEYDSLFDLLKQAANIHDERPALTFYGRSWSYKDTKMISEWFAASLYRIGLKKGDRLAIMLPNCPHYIFSLFAGFRLGGIAVQVNPMYVEREIEYVLNDSEAEYMVVFEDFYSRVKLVQPKTSLKRIIVVGFGGNRIQLSAGDIYFEDFLTHDNVIPDIPIDIHEDVAILQYTGGTTGVSKGVMLTHHNLLANIIQVCDFTYNAVDEKPENFKIVSVLPMFHVYGLSCNALSAIRIGCNQLILPRFDVNEVLDLVKREKPFQMTAVPTMIFAFNSHPDLEASNLGDIYYLSSGGAPLPVEQVRSFEKRVGVRLADGYGLSETAPSAISTPPFLPRKLGSVGIPLPGTEARIIIQTPEGIEDVPIGEAGELILRGPQVMKGYWKRPGDTEMVLKDGWLFTGDIAKMDEDGYFYILDRKKDIIIASGYNVYPREIEEVLYKHEAVEEAIVIGVPDSYRGETVKAFVKLKTGAVETPVNLIEFAKINLAPYKVPKEIEILNELPKSSVGKLLRRMLRKEEEKLQV
- the adhE gene encoding bifunctional acetaldehyde-CoA/alcohol dehydrogenase, which produces MSVKERVVLETQTVAAMIDSLANNALKALSAFRCYNQEMVDEIVKQMALTAIENHRELAKLAVNETRRGVYEDKVFKNMFATEFIYNNIRNMKTVGVISENENEGMVEMAEPVGVIAGVIPITNPTSTVIFKSLISLKTRNPIIFAFPKYAQQCCKETAELLKKAAIRAGAPENCIQWIEEPSHEAFQALMMHPNISLILATGGPNLVKAAYSSGKPALGVGAGNVPCYIEKTAHIKRAVNDVILSKTFDNGMICASEQALIIDQEIYDEVKQEMIDNHCYFLNEEERKMLEKVAIFEKTNSINQLIVGLPAYVIAKMAGINVPVNTKILIAELEGVGPNYPLSCEKLSPILACYKVTHFTEGLKIAEETLEYGGLGHSAAIHTADQSLIDMFAARMKAGRIIVNTPSTHGAIGDIYNTSLPSLTIGCGTYGGNSVSQNVGAANLINIKKVAKRRTFTQWFKVPSQIFFEKNSIQMLASIPNISRAFIVTSGSPVKNGFVDKVLYYLEKHQNKVQWETFSEIEPEPSIETVMNGAERMRRFQPDFIIALGGGSVMDAAKAMWLFYEHPETDFHSLTQKFFDPNKRVVKFPILRQKAKFIAIPTTSGTGSEVTAFSVITDKKANIKYPLADLQLTPDVAIIDPQFVMTVPKHVTADTGMDVLTHAIEAYVSVLANDYTDGLALKAIQLVFEYLPRAYRDGSDELAREKMHNASTIAGMAFANSFLGINHSLAHVLGAEFHIPHGRANALLLPHVIRYNSAKPNKFMTYPKYEYFIADKRYCEIAKMLGLPASTTEEGIESLITAIIKLAEELDISMSIQANGVTKSEFESKVAGLAELAFDDQDTIANPKQPFVSELAEIYRQAYTGV